Proteins found in one Corynebacterium canis genomic segment:
- the ftsE gene encoding cell division ATP-binding protein FtsE — protein sequence MITFDSVSKIYKTSTRPALDNISLTIERGEFVFLIGPSGSGKSTFLELMLREQNVTSGDIHVGEFHVNKLRGAQVNKLRQRIGYVFQDFRLLPKKSVYDNVAFALEVIGKKRGVIDKLVPETLELVGLEGKANRMPNELSGGEQQRVAIARAFVNRPLVLLADEPTGNLDPETANDIMVLLNRINRTGTTVVMSTHNAAAVDAMRRRVIELNLGKLVRDDAHGVYGVGR from the coding sequence GTGATCACCTTCGACAGTGTAAGCAAAATATATAAAACTTCCACCCGGCCCGCCCTGGACAATATTTCGTTGACCATCGAGCGCGGGGAATTTGTATTTCTTATTGGGCCCTCCGGTTCCGGCAAATCCACCTTTCTGGAATTAATGCTGCGCGAGCAAAACGTCACTTCCGGCGATATTCACGTAGGTGAATTCCACGTAAATAAATTGCGCGGCGCCCAAGTGAATAAGTTGCGTCAGCGAATCGGCTACGTGTTCCAGGATTTCCGCTTGCTGCCAAAGAAGAGCGTCTACGATAACGTGGCTTTCGCCCTCGAGGTGATCGGCAAGAAACGCGGCGTTATTGACAAGCTTGTGCCGGAAACCCTCGAGCTCGTCGGCCTCGAAGGTAAAGCCAATCGCATGCCCAATGAATTATCCGGCGGCGAGCAGCAACGCGTGGCAATCGCCCGTGCGTTCGTTAATCGGCCGTTGGTGTTATTGGCCGACGAACCCACCGGCAACCTCGACCCGGAAACGGCGAATGACATTATGGTGCTGCTCAACCGCATTAACCGCACCGGCACTACGGTGGTCATGTCTACCCACAATGCGGCCGCGGTGGATGCGATGCGGCGGCGCGTGATCGAATTAAACCTAGGCAAATTGGTCCGCGATGACGCCCACGGCGTTTACGGTGTCGGCCGCTAA
- the hisN gene encoding histidinol-phosphatase, with amino-acid sequence MYTDLDIALQLAARADAITLPRFEAADLNVDSKPDMTPVSDADLACERELRALLAEIAPEDAIVGEEFGGTVSSGRQWVIDPIDGTKNFVRGVPVWATLIALLIDGRPVVGVVSAPALGRRWFASLGKGAWRTFMGSEPKKLEVSSISQLADASVSLSSLEGWRDRNLRENVIELSDSTWRLRCFGDFFSYCLLAEGAVDIAAEPEVSLWDLAPLAILVTEAGGRFTSLAGVDGPSGGDALATNGLLHDQVREMLVKGN; translated from the coding sequence ATGTATACAGACCTTGATATTGCATTGCAGCTTGCGGCCCGCGCGGACGCCATCACCCTGCCCCGCTTCGAAGCGGCGGACCTGAACGTAGATTCGAAACCCGACATGACGCCGGTGTCAGACGCGGATCTTGCCTGCGAGCGCGAATTGCGCGCCCTGCTTGCGGAGATCGCTCCCGAAGACGCCATTGTGGGCGAAGAGTTCGGCGGCACTGTAAGCTCCGGACGCCAGTGGGTCATCGACCCCATCGACGGCACCAAAAACTTCGTCCGGGGGGTACCGGTATGGGCCACCCTAATCGCACTGCTTATCGACGGCCGCCCAGTCGTCGGCGTGGTTTCCGCACCGGCACTGGGGCGCCGCTGGTTCGCATCTTTGGGCAAAGGCGCCTGGCGCACATTCATGGGCAGCGAACCGAAGAAACTCGAAGTATCATCGATTTCCCAACTCGCGGACGCGTCGGTTTCCCTCTCTTCGCTGGAGGGCTGGCGGGACCGTAATCTACGCGAAAACGTAATCGAATTGTCCGATAGCACGTGGCGGCTGCGGTGCTTTGGGGATTTCTTCTCCTATTGCCTCCTCGCGGAGGGCGCGGTGGATATCGCGGCGGAACCGGAGGTCTCCCTGTGGGATCTGGCACCACTGGCGATTCTGGTCACGGAGGCCGGGGGCCGGTTTACCTCCCTGGCCGGGGTGGACGGGCCGAGCGGCGGCGATGCGCTGGCCACCAATGGTTTGCTGCACGATCAGGTGCGCGAGATGTTGGTCAAGGGGAACTAG
- the prfB gene encoding peptide chain release factor 2, translated as MRQDLAAECSALETTLTTIEKVMDPEEMTVRIRELEAQASDPSLWDDPDHAQQVTSELSAVQASLRKLKDLRQRLEDLPVLYELAEEEGEGTDSADEELALLRADIESLEVKTMLSGEYDAREAVLNIRSGAGGVDAADWAEMLMRMYVRWAEKAGHKVDIYDISYAEEAGIKSATLVVHGEYMYGTLSVEQGAHRLVRISPFDNQSRRQTSFAEVEVLPVVESTDHIEVPDSEIRVDVYRSSGPGGQSVNTTDSAVRITHLPTGIVVTCQNEKSQIQNRASAMRVLQAKLLERKRQEERAELDALGAGGNASWGNQMRSYVLHPYQMVKDLRTNYEVGDPSKVLDGDIDGFLEAGIRWRMANMGE; from the coding sequence ATGCGACAGGACCTTGCTGCTGAATGCTCCGCTCTGGAAACCACCCTTACCACCATCGAAAAAGTGATGGACCCCGAGGAAATGACGGTGCGTATCCGGGAGCTGGAGGCGCAGGCGTCCGACCCTTCGTTGTGGGATGATCCGGACCACGCGCAGCAGGTCACCAGCGAACTTTCCGCCGTGCAGGCCAGCCTGCGCAAACTCAAGGACCTGCGGCAGCGCCTCGAGGATCTGCCCGTGCTGTACGAGCTTGCCGAAGAGGAAGGCGAAGGCACGGACAGCGCCGATGAGGAGCTGGCGTTATTGCGGGCGGATATCGAATCCTTGGAAGTAAAGACCATGCTTTCCGGGGAGTACGACGCCCGTGAGGCGGTGTTGAATATCCGCTCCGGCGCCGGCGGGGTGGACGCCGCGGACTGGGCCGAAATGCTGATGCGCATGTATGTGCGGTGGGCGGAAAAGGCTGGCCACAAGGTAGATATCTACGATATTTCGTACGCGGAAGAGGCCGGCATTAAATCCGCCACGCTCGTGGTGCACGGCGAATACATGTACGGAACCTTGTCTGTGGAGCAGGGGGCGCACCGGCTTGTGCGCATCAGCCCCTTTGATAATCAGAGCCGCAGGCAAACCTCCTTCGCCGAGGTCGAGGTGCTGCCGGTGGTGGAATCCACCGACCACATCGAGGTCCCGGATAGCGAGATCCGGGTGGACGTGTACCGTTCCTCCGGCCCCGGCGGGCAATCCGTAAACACCACCGATTCCGCCGTGCGTATCACCCATCTGCCCACCGGTATCGTGGTCACCTGTCAGAACGAAAAATCGCAGATCCAAAACCGCGCGTCGGCGATGCGGGTGCTGCAGGCGAAGCTGCTGGAACGTAAGCGCCAGGAGGAGCGCGCGGAGCTCGACGCCCTCGGTGCCGGCGGCAATGCGTCGTGGGGCAACCAGATGCGTTCCTACGTATTGCACCCCTACCAGATGGTGAAAGATTTGCGCACGAACTATGAGGTGGGCGATCCCAGCAAGGTGCTGGACGGGGATATCGACGGTTTCCTCGAGGCGGGGATCCGTTGGCGCATGGCGAACATGGGCGAATAG
- a CDS encoding MFS transporter: protein MADESCRSERRKLVAVAICALSTFLVNIDNTAYQVAVPTITKEFAAAAGVAGWILGSFTLALAATELYMGWGGDRFGRRRLLGWGLGVYILGSIITALSASVEMLIVARVIAGLGAAALVPMGLAIIRMLAATEDELQRFTSLWGIAVGVGMAMGPLIGGLFTQYITWRALPASAVFVAGGFLLASQVLLPQSRERDLGVRCDWLGITSLTACTTLITVAILLNASGLGTGSLVCMLAAILIAIALVIRFKLRGLDPFPMPRQRGALFVPALAVAAANYLGLGGGITIISIGVLQQGAGISAGETGLLLLPLALGYALGSRAATRVISRWSVGSAMVIAGAIGLLTVLFAGIVVSPSNLAIAIPIVGFFLGLSVGGANTPTNSLAMSQMPKTGSGMAGAFASTARQVGQGLGIALAGVSIAIVTAHRFPAGLMWVPIALAFGLVSAIGLWVKARLGCGK, encoded by the coding sequence ATGGCAGATGAATCATGTAGATCTGAGCGTCGCAAACTCGTCGCGGTTGCGATATGTGCGCTTTCCACGTTTTTAGTGAATATCGATAACACCGCATATCAAGTCGCCGTGCCCACAATTACCAAGGAATTTGCCGCGGCGGCCGGTGTCGCTGGCTGGATCTTGGGGTCATTTACATTGGCATTGGCGGCGACCGAGCTATACATGGGGTGGGGCGGCGACCGTTTTGGACGCAGACGCCTTTTAGGCTGGGGGTTAGGCGTATACATTTTGGGGTCGATAATTACCGCGCTTTCGGCGAGCGTAGAGATGCTTATTGTGGCGCGCGTGATTGCCGGGCTGGGTGCCGCTGCATTGGTCCCAATGGGGTTGGCTATTATTCGAATGCTCGCCGCAACCGAAGACGAACTGCAGAGATTTACCTCCCTGTGGGGTATTGCGGTCGGGGTTGGCATGGCTATGGGGCCGCTGATCGGAGGGTTATTTACCCAATACATCACATGGCGGGCCTTACCCGCTTCCGCGGTGTTTGTGGCCGGAGGTTTTCTACTGGCCAGCCAGGTGCTGCTTCCGCAATCCCGAGAGCGGGATTTGGGGGTTCGCTGTGACTGGCTCGGGATTACGTCTTTAACTGCATGCACTACCTTGATTACCGTCGCAATCCTTTTGAACGCCTCGGGATTGGGGACCGGCTCGCTGGTATGCATGTTGGCCGCGATCCTTATTGCCATCGCGTTGGTAATTCGCTTTAAATTGCGCGGACTTGATCCTTTTCCCATGCCGCGGCAACGCGGGGCGCTATTTGTGCCGGCGCTTGCCGTAGCGGCAGCGAATTACCTTGGTCTCGGCGGTGGAATAACGATCATTTCAATTGGGGTGCTGCAGCAAGGCGCGGGAATTTCAGCTGGCGAAACTGGTTTATTATTGCTGCCATTGGCGCTGGGATATGCGCTCGGCTCGCGGGCTGCCACAAGGGTAATTAGCCGATGGTCGGTAGGTTCGGCAATGGTGATCGCGGGAGCGATTGGGTTGCTTACGGTGCTTTTTGCGGGGATTGTTGTATCCCCATCGAATCTTGCCATTGCGATTCCGATTGTCGGGTTCTTTCTCGGGCTTTCCGTCGGCGGAGCGAATACGCCAACGAATAGCTTGGCCATGTCTCAAATGCCGAAAACGGGTTCGGGGATGGCCGGTGCGTTCGCATCGACCGCTCGTCAGGTAGGCCAAGGGCTAGGAATCGCATTGGCGGGCGTGAGCATCGCGATCGTCACCGCGCACCGGTTCCCGGCTGGATTGATGTGGGTGCCAATCGCACTCGCGTTTGGATTGGTATCTGCCATCGGGCTGTGGGTAAAGGCAAGGCTGGGGTGCGGCAAGTGA
- a CDS encoding DM13 domain-containing protein, with amino-acid sequence MTSNRRLFVAAAIAAVVIALGIALAVFKPWLLFVNTEVNDAIPSAAAPTSTALTDGATSATIDAATSEQPASQPADAGPKVVSQGEFVSHEHHTSGTVKVFELPDGTHQLALENLDTSNGPDVQVWFSKGPVVEGLAGLTTAGQYEHLAIAPIKGNKGNQVYDLPADFRPADWPTLDLWCEDFSVSFGAAALSAP; translated from the coding sequence ATGACCTCAAACCGGCGCCTATTTGTCGCGGCCGCTATTGCCGCTGTTGTGATTGCCCTGGGCATTGCGCTCGCGGTATTTAAACCGTGGTTGCTGTTTGTAAATACCGAAGTCAATGACGCTATTCCCAGCGCCGCCGCCCCAACCAGCACTGCGCTCACGGATGGCGCGACCAGCGCGACTATCGACGCCGCGACCAGCGAGCAGCCCGCCAGCCAACCCGCCGACGCCGGCCCCAAGGTGGTTTCCCAAGGCGAGTTCGTGTCCCATGAACACCACACCAGCGGAACCGTAAAGGTGTTTGAATTGCCGGACGGCACGCATCAGCTTGCGCTGGAGAATTTGGATACCTCCAATGGCCCCGACGTGCAGGTGTGGTTTTCCAAGGGCCCCGTGGTTGAGGGCTTGGCGGGCCTCACCACCGCCGGCCAGTACGAACACTTGGCCATCGCGCCGATCAAGGGCAATAAAGGCAACCAAGTGTACGATCTCCCGGCAGATTTCCGACCCGCCGATTGGCCGACGCTAGACCTGTGGTGCGAGGACTTTTCCGTGTCCTTTGGCGCCGCGGCACTTTCCGCCCCCTAA
- a CDS encoding inositol monophosphatase family protein: MERMSTAQNLEDMINAITKTFVIAHDKDSDEHLAQALVFNAGRLAWRMREAGVSTEQKTNITDVVTEADKAAEQFISGVLAALRPADGVLGEEGAERASTSGRTWVIDPIDGTYNYASGSDYFCAALALAEGNEPLFGAVHRPAMGYTWFGGSRFSTTRDGHPLPQLQDVHLNRLSLGTYLHPSHTDAVQRAWLKVASQAGTMRMFGAGSIDLASVADGTLGAWFQHSVPAWDWLPGRALIEGVGGRCIRLDAAGVTWSIAGNAAVVNDIAAALS; this comes from the coding sequence ATGGAACGCATGAGCACAGCACAAAACCTCGAAGACATGATCAATGCAATCACCAAGACCTTTGTGATTGCACACGATAAGGATAGCGACGAGCACCTCGCCCAAGCCCTAGTTTTCAACGCCGGCAGGCTGGCCTGGCGAATGCGCGAGGCGGGGGTAAGCACCGAGCAAAAAACCAATATCACCGACGTGGTCACGGAGGCGGATAAGGCCGCTGAGCAGTTCATTTCCGGAGTCTTGGCGGCGTTGCGCCCCGCGGACGGCGTGCTTGGCGAGGAGGGCGCGGAGAGGGCGTCGACAAGCGGTCGAACGTGGGTGATCGACCCCATCGACGGCACCTACAATTACGCCTCTGGCAGCGATTATTTCTGCGCGGCGCTGGCGCTGGCGGAGGGCAACGAGCCGCTTTTTGGCGCGGTGCACCGGCCGGCGATGGGCTACACGTGGTTCGGCGGCAGCCGCTTTTCGACGACGCGCGACGGCCACCCCCTACCCCAGCTTCAGGATGTGCATTTGAACAGGCTTTCGCTGGGTACTTATTTGCACCCTTCGCACACGGATGCGGTACAGCGAGCATGGCTCAAAGTTGCGAGCCAAGCGGGCACAATGCGGATGTTCGGCGCCGGAAGCATCGACCTGGCCAGCGTCGCAGACGGCACGCTCGGCGCCTGGTTCCAACATTCCGTGCCGGCGTGGGATTGGCTGCCGGGCCGCGCGCTAATCGAAGGTGTGGGCGGACGCTGCATACGCCTCGACGCAGCGGGTGTCACCTGGAGCATCGCCGGAAACGCGGCGGTAGTCAACGACATTGCCGCTGCTCTAAGCTAG
- a CDS encoding methylmalonyl-CoA carboxytransferase subunit 5S, giving the protein MSPRKIGVTEVALRDAHQSLMATRMALEDMVGVCEEIDQAGYWSVECWGGATFDSCIRFLNEDPWERLRTFRKLMPNSRLQMLLRGQNLLGYRHYEDMVVDKFVEKSAENGMDVFRVFDALNDPRNLEHAMRAVKQVGKHAQGTICYTISPLHTVEGYIEQAGRLLDMGADSIALKDMAALLKPQPAYDIVRGIKETYGDDTQINVHCHSTTGVTLVTLMKAIEAGADVVDSAISSLSLGPGHNPTESLVEMLEGTGYDTGLDMDLLIKIRDHFKAIRPKYAEFESKTLVDTDIFLSQIPGGMLSNMESQLRAQGAGDRIDEVMREVPVVRKDAGYPPLVTPSSQIVGTQAVFNVLMGRYKVMTAEFADLMLGYYGECIGERNPELIKQAEKQTKKNSITCRPADLLEPEWDKLREDATELEGFDGTDEDVLTVALFPGVAPGFLKSRPEGPKNVGKTAEQLEKEKAAASGAANAVREPISYKVTVGGRTQTVKVEPA; this is encoded by the coding sequence ATGAGTCCACGAAAGATTGGCGTAACAGAAGTCGCATTACGCGACGCGCACCAGAGCCTTATGGCTACCCGCATGGCGCTGGAAGACATGGTCGGGGTGTGCGAAGAGATCGATCAGGCTGGGTATTGGAGCGTCGAATGCTGGGGCGGCGCAACGTTCGATTCCTGTATCCGCTTCCTTAATGAAGATCCGTGGGAACGGTTGCGGACATTCCGCAAGTTGATGCCAAATAGCCGCCTGCAAATGTTGCTTCGCGGGCAGAATTTGCTCGGGTATCGCCATTATGAAGACATGGTGGTGGATAAATTTGTGGAGAAATCTGCAGAAAACGGCATGGACGTATTCCGCGTGTTCGACGCATTAAATGATCCCCGCAACCTTGAGCACGCAATGCGCGCCGTAAAACAGGTGGGCAAACACGCCCAGGGGACCATTTGCTACACCATTTCCCCCTTGCATACCGTCGAAGGTTATATCGAACAGGCGGGCCGCCTGCTGGATATGGGGGCAGATTCGATCGCGCTCAAGGACATGGCGGCGTTGCTGAAACCGCAGCCCGCTTACGATATTGTGCGCGGCATTAAAGAGACCTACGGTGACGATACGCAGATTAATGTGCACTGTCACTCCACCACCGGCGTGACGCTGGTGACGTTGATGAAGGCCATCGAAGCTGGCGCCGATGTGGTCGATTCGGCTATTTCTTCGTTGTCTCTTGGCCCCGGCCACAACCCCACTGAATCGTTGGTGGAAATGCTGGAGGGCACCGGCTACGACACCGGCTTGGATATGGATCTGCTGATTAAGATCCGCGACCACTTCAAGGCAATCCGCCCCAAGTATGCGGAGTTCGAATCCAAGACCCTTGTGGATACGGACATTTTCCTCTCCCAGATCCCCGGCGGCATGCTTTCGAACATGGAGTCGCAGCTGCGGGCGCAGGGTGCGGGCGACCGCATCGACGAGGTGATGCGGGAAGTGCCGGTGGTGCGGAAGGACGCCGGTTACCCGCCGTTGGTCACCCCGTCCTCCCAGATCGTGGGCACCCAGGCCGTGTTTAACGTGCTGATGGGGCGCTACAAGGTCATGACCGCAGAGTTCGCCGACCTCATGCTGGGCTACTACGGCGAATGTATCGGCGAACGCAACCCCGAGCTGATCAAGCAAGCGGAGAAGCAGACCAAGAAGAATTCCATTACCTGCCGTCCCGCAGATTTGCTCGAACCTGAGTGGGACAAGCTGCGCGAGGACGCCACCGAGCTGGAGGGATTCGACGGTACGGACGAAGACGTGCTTACCGTGGCGCTGTTCCCAGGCGTGGCCCCGGGCTTTTTAAAGAGCCGTCCGGAGGGTCCGAAGAACGTGGGCAAGACCGCCGAGCAGCTGGAAAAGGAAAAGGCCGCGGCGTCTGGTGCCGCAAATGCCGTGCGTGAACCGATCAGCTACAAGGTCACCGTGGGTGGCCGTACCCAGACCGTCAAGGTCGAACCGGCCTAA
- a CDS encoding acyl-CoA carboxylase subunit beta gives MAHEASMQERLAALEEARAKVSLGGGEDKIEKQHERGRLTARERIAAFVDEGTFQETGMFATHRTTHFGMDTAVAPADGVVTGCGAVFGRPVHIASQDFTVMGGSAGETQSNKVAAMMEASVITGTPFVFINDSGGARVQEGIDSLSGYGKVFYQNVLLSGLVPQISIIAGPCAGGAAYSPALTDFIIQTRGAQMFITGPGVIKSVTGEDVTPEALGGVDAHMVKAGNIHFVAEDDEQAILIAQKLLSFLPQNNTEEPPVVDPDYIVEPDESLRDIVPVEAKKGYDVRDVIGRIVDRGDFLEVQAGYAQNLVVGFGRIVGRTVGIIANQPSVMSGVLDINSSDKGSQFIRFCNAFNIPLVTFVDVPGFMPGVAQEHGGIIRHGAKMLYAYSSASVQKITVVLRKSYGGAYLAMCSKDLGADRVFAWPTAEIAVMGADGAVNVVFRREIEAAEDKEAKRAELIQLYKDTFSTPFMAASRGLVDDIIDPADTRREIAMALEVLTNKRVTRPAKKHGLGPV, from the coding sequence ATGGCACACGAAGCCAGCATGCAAGAGCGACTTGCAGCACTCGAAGAAGCCCGCGCCAAGGTATCCCTCGGCGGTGGCGAAGATAAGATCGAAAAGCAGCACGAGCGTGGGAGGCTGACCGCGCGCGAGCGCATCGCAGCATTTGTGGACGAAGGTACGTTCCAAGAAACGGGCATGTTTGCAACGCACCGCACCACCCACTTTGGCATGGACACCGCTGTGGCACCGGCCGACGGCGTGGTCACCGGTTGCGGCGCTGTTTTTGGACGCCCCGTCCACATCGCCTCACAAGACTTCACCGTGATGGGTGGTTCCGCGGGCGAAACCCAATCCAATAAGGTCGCCGCCATGATGGAGGCCTCCGTCATCACCGGCACCCCGTTTGTGTTTATCAACGATTCCGGCGGTGCCCGCGTTCAAGAGGGCATCGACTCCCTTTCCGGATACGGCAAAGTGTTCTATCAGAACGTGTTGCTTTCCGGCTTGGTCCCGCAGATTTCCATTATCGCGGGCCCCTGCGCGGGTGGCGCGGCGTACTCCCCGGCGCTGACGGACTTTATTATTCAGACCCGTGGTGCCCAGATGTTTATCACCGGCCCCGGCGTGATTAAGTCCGTGACCGGCGAAGACGTCACCCCAGAGGCCCTCGGGGGTGTCGACGCCCATATGGTCAAGGCTGGCAATATTCACTTTGTCGCCGAAGACGACGAGCAGGCCATCTTGATTGCACAAAAACTATTGAGTTTCCTGCCGCAAAATAACACCGAGGAACCGCCGGTGGTCGATCCCGACTACATCGTCGAGCCGGACGAATCCCTGCGGGATATCGTTCCCGTCGAGGCCAAGAAGGGTTACGACGTCCGCGACGTGATCGGCCGCATCGTTGACCGCGGCGATTTCCTTGAGGTCCAGGCCGGATACGCCCAAAATCTTGTGGTGGGCTTCGGCCGCATCGTTGGCCGCACCGTCGGCATTATTGCCAACCAGCCGAGCGTGATGTCCGGCGTGCTGGACATCAACTCCTCCGATAAGGGCAGCCAGTTTATTCGCTTCTGCAACGCCTTTAATATCCCGCTGGTCACTTTTGTGGATGTGCCCGGCTTTATGCCCGGCGTGGCCCAAGAGCACGGCGGCATTATCCGCCACGGCGCGAAGATGCTGTACGCCTATTCCTCCGCCTCGGTGCAGAAGATCACGGTGGTGCTGCGCAAGTCCTACGGCGGCGCGTACCTGGCCATGTGTTCGAAGGACCTCGGGGCGGACCGCGTGTTTGCTTGGCCTACCGCCGAGATCGCCGTCATGGGCGCCGATGGCGCCGTTAACGTGGTGTTCCGCCGCGAGATCGAGGCCGCCGAGGACAAGGAAGCCAAGCGCGCCGAGCTGATCCAGCTCTACAAGGACACGTTCTCCACGCCGTTTATGGCTGCCTCCCGCGGCCTTGTCGATGACATCATTGATCCCGCCGACACCCGCCGCGAGATCGCGATGGCCCTCGAGGTGCTTACCAATAAGCGCGTGACGCGTCCCGCCAAGAAGCACGGCCTAGGACCGGTGTAA
- a CDS encoding biotin/lipoyl-containing protein codes for MKLKVTVNGIAYSVDVEVEEEHRQLGSIIFGGNSTISEPATASVQGVSANAVVAPLAGSVFKVLVEEGQAIEAGQVLLILEAMKMETEITAPTAGTVSVIHVDVGDAVQGGQALVEIN; via the coding sequence ATGAAACTTAAAGTGACCGTGAACGGCATCGCCTACAGCGTTGACGTCGAGGTCGAGGAAGAACACCGCCAACTCGGATCCATTATTTTCGGTGGCAACTCCACCATTTCCGAACCCGCCACCGCCAGCGTGCAGGGCGTCTCCGCGAACGCGGTCGTCGCGCCCCTGGCAGGTTCCGTGTTCAAGGTCCTTGTCGAGGAGGGCCAGGCGATCGAGGCCGGCCAAGTCCTGCTGATCCTGGAAGCCATGAAGATGGAAACCGAGATCACCGCACCAACCGCAGGCACCGTCAGCGTCATTCACGTCGACGTTGGCGACGCCGTGCAAGGCGGCCAAGCCCTCGTGGAAATCAACTAA
- a CDS encoding SOS response-associated peptidase family protein: MCATYGLDPNQVYDLPPLDEREHRNVLEQWIDQRNGTAKITGKKALNLNPLITADAEGKRELHLAWWWLHIANEPAKFSAFNARDDKLLSSRVWKNPFRAHRALAPATWYIEKGRIFALPDRSAFGIAAITTNSNHGGVDKLTYALVTRDAVAQAATVHPRMPLILPTEMHDDWLNPQLAGDATLLAEALAASKEVSESMEIVGG, encoded by the coding sequence ATGTGTGCGACATACGGCTTGGACCCGAACCAGGTTTACGATCTACCACCCCTCGACGAGCGCGAACACCGAAACGTCCTCGAACAATGGATCGATCAGCGTAATGGGACCGCAAAGATCACCGGCAAAAAAGCCCTGAATCTCAACCCCCTTATCACCGCCGATGCCGAAGGCAAACGCGAATTGCACCTAGCCTGGTGGTGGCTGCACATTGCCAACGAACCCGCCAAATTCAGCGCATTCAATGCCCGCGACGACAAACTACTTTCCTCCAGGGTATGGAAAAATCCCTTCCGCGCGCATCGCGCATTAGCGCCCGCAACTTGGTACATAGAAAAAGGCCGCATCTTCGCCCTACCGGACCGCAGCGCGTTCGGAATCGCCGCGATTACCACAAACAGCAACCACGGTGGCGTCGATAAGCTCACGTATGCGCTGGTCACTCGCGACGCCGTGGCGCAGGCCGCAACCGTGCACCCCCGAATGCCACTAATTTTGCCCACCGAAATGCATGACGACTGGCTAAACCCCCAGCTCGCCGGAGACGCCACACTCCTAGCCGAAGCCCTCGCCGCATCGAAAGAAGTCAGCGAATCAATGGAGATCGTCGGCGGCTAA
- a CDS encoding YbaN family protein has protein sequence MKTVYKVVGLLSLGVGAVGVVLPLLPTTPFLLLAAFCFARSSERLHAYLYGHSVFGGYLQRYESGALTVSDKLRTLALLWIGLGCSAFFTGKLPVYIVLGVIGTAVTIHLLLMAPKKKRTPDAADEHPVEVCQTNPGS, from the coding sequence ATGAAAACCGTCTACAAGGTTGTTGGCCTACTCTCCTTGGGCGTCGGGGCCGTCGGCGTTGTGCTTCCGCTCCTGCCCACGACACCATTTCTATTGCTCGCCGCGTTTTGTTTCGCGCGGAGCTCTGAACGCCTGCACGCATACCTTTACGGGCACTCGGTTTTCGGCGGATACCTGCAGCGCTATGAATCGGGCGCGCTGACCGTGTCCGATAAGCTCCGGACGCTTGCCCTGCTGTGGATCGGCCTCGGTTGCTCCGCGTTCTTTACCGGAAAGCTTCCCGTGTATATCGTGCTGGGCGTGATCGGCACCGCCGTGACCATTCACTTATTGCTGATGGCACCGAAGAAAAAGCGCACCCCCGACGCCGCGGACGAGCACCCCGTAGAGGTGTGCCAGACCAACCCCGGCTCCTAG